Proteins co-encoded in one Gracilimonas sp. genomic window:
- a CDS encoding YicC/YloC family endoribonuclease, which translates to MIISMTGFGRGEASENGITATVEIKSLNSRYLDLSIRLPQRLQDKELEVKELVQKTINRGKLNITVYLSESETGEPSIRVDEKKVKGYSRILDNLREAAGISDPISIKDITQFGDVFINEEEDEEVLEQKWKVAEKALSEAVESLLKMRTQEGSQLKNDLVDRIEFIDENLEIITKETAGRAEDARDKLMERINNLIEEDKIDPERLELEVAILVDKMDVTEEIVRLRSHLKFFIEAVEQPEPAGRRLNFLTQEINRELNTIGSKANNSDIAQYVVKCKEALEQIREQVQNVE; encoded by the coding sequence ATGATTATATCAATGACCGGCTTTGGTCGCGGAGAAGCCTCTGAAAACGGCATCACGGCCACGGTTGAAATTAAATCACTAAACAGTCGCTATCTGGATCTGAGTATTCGCCTGCCACAGCGTTTGCAAGACAAAGAACTTGAAGTCAAAGAGCTGGTTCAGAAAACGATTAATCGTGGTAAATTGAATATTACCGTTTACCTGTCGGAATCAGAAACGGGTGAGCCTTCCATCCGGGTGGATGAAAAGAAAGTAAAAGGTTATTCCCGAATTCTGGATAATCTCAGGGAAGCAGCCGGCATTTCAGATCCCATTTCCATCAAAGACATAACCCAGTTCGGCGATGTGTTTATTAATGAGGAAGAAGACGAGGAAGTGCTGGAACAAAAATGGAAGGTGGCTGAAAAAGCACTTTCAGAAGCGGTGGAATCTCTCCTGAAAATGAGAACCCAGGAAGGCAGTCAGCTTAAAAACGACCTGGTGGACCGCATCGAGTTTATTGATGAAAACCTGGAAATCATCACCAAAGAAACAGCCGGGCGAGCTGAAGATGCGCGGGATAAGCTGATGGAGCGAATCAACAACCTGATTGAGGAAGACAAAATTGACCCCGAACGACTGGAATTGGAAGTAGCCATTCTAGTTGATAAGATGGATGTTACGGAAGAGATCGTTCGTCTGCGCTCACACCTGAAATTTTTTATTGAAGCCGTTGAACAACCTGAACCGGCCGGCCGAAGACTCAACTTCCTGACCCAGGAGATCAACCGCGAGCTGAATACCATCGGTTCCAAAGCTAACAACTCCGACATTGCCCAGTATGTAGTAAAATGCAAAGAAGCGCTGGAGCAAATCCGTGAACAAGTCCAAAACGTCGAATAA